ATCCCTCATCAATTATGAAAAATTTCTATCACACTGGTGTACTAGTTGATCAAGCTATCGCGGGTCTTAATGTTTTTCCCAAAGAAAAATATATTGATGCCACAATTGGAGGTGGGGATCATACCGCGAAAATAATGGAGTTAGGAGGAATTGTTTTAGGACTTGATCAAGATGTCAACGCGATTAAATACTGCCAAAAACGCTTTGGGCATCAGTTGCAAAAGAAGCAACTAACTCTTGTTCATACAAATTTCGAAAAAATTGACGAAGTCGCAAAAGCGCGTGATTTTGTCAATGTTTCTGGAATACTATACGACCTTGGTATCTCGAGTTTTCAAATGGAAGATCCTACCCGCGGTTTTAGTTTTAGGTTCAAAGATGCCCCCCTTGATATGCGCATGGGAGAGCAAACGGGGGTTAAAGCCTGCGATTTGCTAAACGCCTTACCCCAAAAAGCCCTTGAGGAGATATTTTTTAAATATGGAAATATTCGGGAGGCAAAGAAATTAGTTCAAGAAATCATTAGAGCTCGAACGAACCAACGGTTTGTTACTGTTGGGGATTTGTTAACAACGCTAATGCGAATAAAGAAAGATTTTACGCGTGACGATTTTGCCGCCAAAGTTTTTTTGTCTTTACGCATAGCCGTAAATTTGGAGCTGGAGGTATTATCTCAATCTTTACCTAAGGCGCAATCCTTGTTGGACAAGGACGGGAGACTTGCCGTAATATCCTTTCAAGGTTTAGAAGATGGTGTGGTAAAAAACTTTGGTCGTGGCGCGAGTTCAACCTTAGTGTCTTTGTCTGTTCCTATGCGTTGTGAAATAATTGCAAACCCAAGGTCAAGAAGCGCCAAATTAAGGGTGTATAGATTTAGAGGTAGCAAAAATGAGATCGCTAAAAAATAAAAAAATTAACTTTTATTTGGTTTTTTCTTTTGTCATTGCTGTGGGGTCTTTTATCTTTGGGGCTTTTTTTATTAATTCTTCGTCCGAAGAAAGTTCTGAATACGCAAGATTTTTGGTTAGAAGAAACTCTTTGCTTACCGAAAATCAAATTCTACGCAATAAAACAGCAAAATACAGCGCTCTCTCTAACATTAAAAAAATGGCTACTGACTTTGGTATGATAGATTCAATTACTAGATAATGCTTTTAAAAACGATTGGGATTAGAATAGCTCTGGTACAATATTTTGTCGTAGGCGTTGCTTTGGTATTTTTGTGCCGATTATTCTATATTCAAATAATATGCCATAAAGCTTTGTTTGCTAAAGCAAGTAGCCAACAGGTTCAAGAAATTGTAATTCCAGCATCAAGAGGCAGTATTCATTTCTCTGATTTGTCGCCTTTGGCGTCTTCCCAAACAGCATACTTTCTTTTTGCCGAACCCAGAAATTTTACTGACAAAGACAAAAGCTCTTTAGTACTCTATTTAAAAGATAAGTTTAAATTAGATTCGGAAGTTGTTAATCGTCTTAACGATGTTACATTGTGGTATGTTCCAATTAAACATGGCATATCCCCGGAGGAAAAAGTAGAAATAGAAAAAAATATTACCAGTGGAATAGTTTTTAAAAAAGAGGATTCACGGTTTTTTCCAGAAGAAGATTTAGCGGTTTCTGTTGTTGGTGTTGTAGCTAGCGACGAAAATGGATTGCCCCAAGGTTATTTTGGTGTAGAGGGTTTTTATAACTCCGATTTGAAAGGCAAAAGCGGAAGGATTATTTCCGAAACCGATGCTTTTGGAAATGCGATTATTATGGGATCGTATACAGAGATGCCATCAATTTCTGGAACCAGCATTGTTTTGTCATTAGACAGAGCTGTGCAATATCTTTTAGAAGAACGCCTTAAGTATTACTTGGCAAGCTATGGGGCAAAATCCGCTAGCGCTGTTGTAATAGAATGCGAAACAGGAAAAATCCTTGGGATGGCATCGTTTTTGTTGCTAGAAGAAGATAGCAAGCCAAAAATTGATTCAACATCTAACTTAGTTATAAGCGATACCTATGAGCCTGGTTCTGTCTTTAAGGCGTTTACAATGTCTTCTGCTATCGATTTAAATTTGGTTACCCCCGAGACTTCGTTTGAAGATACTGGTCCTAAATATTATTCGGGTCATAAAGTTGACACTTGGGATGGAAAGCATTATGGAACAGAGACAATGTATGAGGTGTTGGAACACTCTAATAACCTAGGGGCGGCATGGGTAGCCGAAAGACTAGGTTCCGAAAATCTTTGGAAATATCTTGTTAGCTTTGGAATGGGAACACCTTTGGGGGTGGATTTAGAAGGGGAGCAAACAGGGCAGTTGCGCCATTATTCTACCTGGCGTGATATTGATTTAGCCACGGCTTCTTTTGGGCAGGGAGTTTCGGCGACCGCTCTTCAGGTTGTAAATGGTTTTGGCGCGATAGCCAACGGTGGTGAGTTGTTAAAGCCTTATCTGGCGGTAAATTTTGTAGAAAATATGCCCAATGGAGATACAAAAATTGTTAAACAAAGAAATTTAAAAACAATAATTTCTAGAGTTATAAGCCAAAAAACATCCTTTACCATGGTTGATATGTTAACTCGCGCTACCAGTAGCGGAGAAGCCAAATTTTTTATCTCTAAAAAGTATCAAGTTGCGGGTAAGACTGGAACTGCCCAAATTGCAGTTGAAGGTGGCTATGACCTCAACAAAACTAACGCTACATTTGTGGGGTTTTTGCCAAAAAGCAGGAAATTTGTTATGCTGGTTCGGTTTAGTGAGCCTACTACAAGTATTTACGCCGCCGAAACTGCGGTTCCTGCTTGGATGGACATTGCGGAGAAGTTAGCTTTATATTACAGAATTCCTTACGATTATTAAGATGAAATATATTGTAGCTGGTCAAAATAAAATTGCGGGAAAAGTTGCTGTTTCGGGATCGCCTCTTGGTGCATCTGCTTTAGTTTCTTTGGCGCTACTTTTAAATGACAATTCAAAAATAGAGAATGCTCCTAGTTCTTTTGGTTTCGATCAACTATTTAATATTTTAGTGTCTGTGTTCTCTAAAACAACAAGAAGTCAGGATGGAATCCTCTTAGTAGATCCTTCTGTTGCTTCTACAAGCCCCAAGAGAATAAAAATTGCAGTGGATATCGACAACGAGGTTTTTTTTGCCTTGCCTGCTTTCATTTTTAAAAATATAGAGGTCATTTTGGATGGTTCATCAAAGATCTTTAACAAGCACAAAAATATTCTTGATCTTTTAAAAATTTTTGGACTAGTAAAAGAAACTAATTCCAAAAATTTGCTGGTTATTAGACCCGCGATTATAAAGGAGAGCTATTATCTAGATTTTCGAAATAGGGGTGGACCTGAAGCGTTTTTGGCGATCCTCTTTGCTATCTCCTTGGATGCCAAAATTATTATGGTAAATTACCCCCAAGATCCGCTGTTTAAATGGTTTTTGGGGGTTTTAGTAGATTGTAATCTAAATGTAGATGCTGGTGTAAGAACAAACGAATCGGATACGGTTTGTGTTTCTACAGCAGGTCTTCCTACAGGTAGAGTAGAGAAAAAAGTATCGTTTAACGACAATCTTGCGGCTTTTTATACCTTTCTAGCAATGGGTACTCAAGGTGATATTACGCTTTCACAAGTCAATTCGCAGGACTTAATGCCTTTTTGCGCTAAGATATTGTCTTGGGGGGCGCAAATTGATTCTTTATCTAAAGGCGAATTAAGGGTTTATATGCAACCTGTAAAATATGAAGATACTGTTAGCTTTGAGGTTAAGCCATACCCCGGGTTCGTGGAATCTTGGAGTTATTTAGCTTTAGTTTTTCTTCTGTCGAGACAAATCGCGATGTCTTTAATCTTTCCCAATTCTTCCGTAATCCAGGTTTTACTTAAAGAACTTAATCGTATGGGCGCAAATTTAGATTTTAAAGTCTTGGGGAATTTTGTTAGCGTAACCAGTGTTAAAAAGTCAGCCCTTTTGGCGCAAAAAATAATTTTAGACGAGAGAGAACTTTTGTTGCCTTATCTTTTATTGTCTTTATTAAATAAAGGAAAGACAGTCTTAATTGGTGGCGAGTTGATTGATTCGTATTACCCCGGTCTGATAG
This window of the Patescibacteria group bacterium genome carries:
- the rsmH gene encoding 16S rRNA (cytosine(1402)-N(4))-methyltransferase RsmH — its product is MKNFYHTGVLVDQAIAGLNVFPKEKYIDATIGGGDHTAKIMELGGIVLGLDQDVNAIKYCQKRFGHQLQKKQLTLVHTNFEKIDEVAKARDFVNVSGILYDLGISSFQMEDPTRGFSFRFKDAPLDMRMGEQTGVKACDLLNALPQKALEEIFFKYGNIREAKKLVQEIIRARTNQRFVTVGDLLTTLMRIKKDFTRDDFAAKVFLSLRIAVNLELEVLSQSLPKAQSLLDKDGRLAVISFQGLEDGVVKNFGRGASSTLVSLSVPMRCEIIANPRSRSAKLRVYRFRGSKNEIAKK
- a CDS encoding penicillin-binding protein 2; translated protein: MLLKTIGIRIALVQYFVVGVALVFLCRLFYIQIICHKALFAKASSQQVQEIVIPASRGSIHFSDLSPLASSQTAYFLFAEPRNFTDKDKSSLVLYLKDKFKLDSEVVNRLNDVTLWYVPIKHGISPEEKVEIEKNITSGIVFKKEDSRFFPEEDLAVSVVGVVASDENGLPQGYFGVEGFYNSDLKGKSGRIISETDAFGNAIIMGSYTEMPSISGTSIVLSLDRAVQYLLEERLKYYLASYGAKSASAVVIECETGKILGMASFLLLEEDSKPKIDSTSNLVISDTYEPGSVFKAFTMSSAIDLNLVTPETSFEDTGPKYYSGHKVDTWDGKHYGTETMYEVLEHSNNLGAAWVAERLGSENLWKYLVSFGMGTPLGVDLEGEQTGQLRHYSTWRDIDLATASFGQGVSATALQVVNGFGAIANGGELLKPYLAVNFVENMPNGDTKIVKQRNLKTIISRVISQKTSFTMVDMLTRATSSGEAKFFISKKYQVAGKTGTAQIAVEGGYDLNKTNATFVGFLPKSRKFVMLVRFSEPTTSIYAAETAVPAWMDIAEKLALYYRIPYDY